Below is a window of Paremcibacter congregatus DNA.
TACAATAACTACATGCAAAGTTTCCGCTTAAACGATGACAATAGTCCTTATGTGCTCAAACCGTTTGAGATGCCTTATTCCTCGATGAGTTCAACAGTTGTGACACATTCTGATGCCCCTGTACTGGTTTTGGGTAGCCCGGGCAGCGCGCGAATTATATCAGCGGTGGCCCAAGTGGTCAGTCATTGGGTTGATGTTCAGCAAGGCGTTAAGCATGCCGTTGATGCATATCGCGTACATGTCGTTGCTGACAACCAGGCCTATGTCGAAGGCCCGACCATCGGCAATGGCTTGCTCCAGGGTCTCGCACAGAAATCCTATGTGCTCAAGAGACCCAAATACGGTGTTTCTGATAGTCAATATGACCCCTATTTCGGCGGCGTGCACGCACTTGGCTTCCAAAAAGGCGTATGGGAAGGCGCGGCTGATCCACGGCGTGATGGACTGGTCGGCACCGCCTGGCAGAAAGTCACGGCATCACCGCAGTCGACGGCAAAGTCGGGGGCGCGGCCCAATTGATGGGGCGAATATCCAGAAAAATGCCGCCGCTGTGTATAAAAACATGAGCCAAAACAGGCCCTCTGACACTTATCCAGACAATAAACAGGTGTTATAGGCTTTTAAGTAAGGCTCAATGGAGTATGGGTAACGTACATGCGCCCGGCAGACGTCCGGTTCCTGTTCACATCATTCCGGTCATACGCCCGAGTTCCCTGTTTAAAAGAGCCCTGAGCGAGTCAATTTTTACGGCCCCTGGTATTATACCGGAAAATAATGCCCCAACAAATGTCCAGTTGAGCAGGTCCGCCCCTACCTCAATATCATAACTGTCGCAAATCTGTTTTGTATCTTTCAATATAGCCAGAGTTCTATGAAAAAAAGCCCGTTGGCTTTCCATGGTTTCCTCCACTTTCTCACGAATTTTTTCATCCGTAAAACAGCTTTTCAGGATATGAAGGTTGAGCTGAAGAAAATTCTGCTGGGTCTCTCCTGCAACCTGCAGGGCGGATTCATCAAGAAAGGCGCGAAACTCATCAATGCTGTTCAGGGATTTCCGGTCACGTTCTTTTGTCACGGCATCGATCAGGGCCAGGATCAATTCCTGTCTGTTTTTAAAGTGGGTATAAAGGGCGCCAATGCTCAAGCCGGCGTGCTCGCCAATTTTCTTCATTGAGGCGCCTTCAAAACCTTCTATTCGAAAGCATTCAATGGCGGCATACAGGATCTGCTGCCGTCTTTCCATCATATGTTGCTTACTGCGTTTCGGCATTGTCGAGCTGTTCCTTATCGTCTTTTTCCGGGCCCGGCCCTCAATTATACGTTGTTCCAGTTCACGGGAAACAACATGCGCCAAAAATATGCTCTTGACAATTATAAATAAAAGAACCAGTGTTCTTTTATTAAAAAGAATGCATATTCTCTATTAATAAGAAAAGTCATTATAGGATATTCAGTTCAGTCATCAGTTACAGTCAATGATCAATGGTCATTTGCATGATAATTTTGACACTGGATCAAGCTCTGAGAAATACAAAGTTCGACAGCATCCCAAAAAGAAAGGAAAAACCAGAATGCGCGTTTATATGGCGTTGTTAGCAGTCCTGATGGTATCAGCATGTTCCAATCCGGACATACCGGGTAAGAAATATATGGTCGATGGCAGCGAAATGCATTTATATTGCACCGGCACGCGCAATGAGTTGCCGACTGTAATTATAGAAGCCGGCCTTGGGGGACCCACAGGTTTTTACCGCCGCATACAGGATGGGTTATCTCCCCACCTCAGGGTCTGCAGCTATGACAGGGCCGGGATAGGCTGGAGCGACACAAGAGACACACCAAGGGATGCGGCACATATGGTATCTGAATTGCATCGGCTATTGGCTGTCGCAAATGAACCCGGCCCCTATATTCTGACAGGGCATTCACTTGCCGGTCTCATCATGCGCGTTTATGTCGGACAGTATCCGGACGAGGTGGTCGGGGTTGCCTTTCTCGATCCCAGCCATCCGGATCAGTTTTCCCGTATTCCGGATATGGACGATTTTCTCGAAAAGGGTAAAACGCTATATAAATATGCCGAATATGCCG
It encodes the following:
- a CDS encoding TetR/AcrR family transcriptional regulator, with translation MPKRSKQHMMERRQQILYAAIECFRIEGFEGASMKKIGEHAGLSIGALYTHFKNRQELILALIDAVTKERDRKSLNSIDEFRAFLDESALQVAGETQQNFLQLNLHILKSCFTDEKIREKVEETMESQRAFFHRTLAILKDTKQICDSYDIEVGADLLNWTFVGALFSGIIPGAVKIDSLRALLNRELGRMTGMM
- a CDS encoding alpha/beta hydrolase — its product is MRVYMALLAVLMVSACSNPDIPGKKYMVDGSEMHLYCTGTRNELPTVIIEAGLGGPTGFYRRIQDGLSPHLRVCSYDRAGIGWSDTRDTPRDAAHMVSELHRLLAVANEPGPYILTGHSLAGLIMRVYVGQYPDEVVGVAFLDPSHPDQFSRIPDMDDFLEKGKTLYKYAEYAATFGLTHIYNPITAGDWWDYVPEEVQPQLTYLFNRSATYVICRKELKEFMASATEAKAAGNLGGRPTVVVTAGTFPDIENSAMESEYRKITSELHKEIAALSTKGQQVGIAKADHMSLIVNPEYANRVVDLILEVTHEAKADMDMKN